Proteins encoded within one genomic window of uncultured Desulfobacter sp.:
- a CDS encoding Coenzyme F420 hydrogenase/dehydrogenase, beta subunit C-terminal domain has product MVTEQKNIRQSNVSASIIETGLCTGCGGCVGLCPYLRSHRGETVALFECDRQDGNCRRYCPRIQTDWDRLSQNFFDAAELTPEIGAFKGLYLTRATDPDILSKSQHGGTVSALVCFALEEGMIDGCVVAKEEMPMLPQSITALNRDEVLAAAGSKFGNAPSVAEFNRVSAQGAGPLGVVATPCQARALAKMRTNPAESDASRMDRLKLVIGLFCGWTLDWRRLRQMVLDATCDKKILGMDIPPSSHACMQVETCDGMIEIPIDQVNDCVRECCDYCTDMTAEFADISVGSARSPEGWDVDRHWNQVIVRSRAGEALLSLAREKGVLEFKPVPPGNLEKLKTAAAGKRRRGESNLDNMEVRECRS; this is encoded by the coding sequence ATGGTGACAGAACAAAAAAATATACGCCAGTCAAATGTCTCCGCATCAATTATCGAGACCGGACTTTGTACGGGTTGCGGCGGGTGCGTGGGGCTTTGCCCCTACCTGCGAAGCCACCGGGGAGAAACGGTCGCGCTGTTCGAATGCGACCGCCAGGACGGGAACTGTCGACGCTATTGCCCACGTATCCAAACCGATTGGGACAGGCTTAGCCAAAATTTTTTCGACGCAGCCGAACTCACCCCTGAAATAGGGGCATTTAAAGGGCTTTACCTGACCCGGGCCACGGATCCCGATATTCTCTCAAAAAGCCAGCACGGCGGTACAGTAAGCGCTCTGGTTTGTTTCGCCTTGGAAGAGGGAATGATAGACGGCTGCGTGGTGGCCAAAGAGGAAATGCCCATGCTGCCCCAAAGCATAACGGCCCTCAATCGCGACGAGGTGCTGGCGGCAGCCGGCAGCAAATTCGGAAACGCGCCGTCGGTGGCCGAATTCAATCGTGTATCTGCGCAAGGCGCAGGGCCGCTGGGGGTTGTGGCAACCCCCTGTCAAGCCCGGGCACTGGCCAAGATGCGGACAAACCCGGCCGAATCGGACGCCTCCCGGATGGACCGGCTCAAGCTGGTGATCGGCCTGTTTTGCGGCTGGACCCTGGATTGGCGGCGGCTCAGGCAGATGGTGCTTGATGCAACCTGTGACAAAAAAATTCTTGGCATGGACATTCCCCCGTCCAGTCACGCCTGTATGCAGGTGGAAACCTGTGACGGCATGATCGAAATCCCCATTGATCAGGTCAATGACTGTGTCCGTGAATGTTGCGATTACTGCACAGACATGACTGCCGAGTTCGCCGATATTTCGGTGGGATCTGCCAGAAGCCCCGAAGGGTGGGATGTGGACCGGCACTGGAACCAGGTGATCGTTAGAAGCCGGGCGGGCGAGGCGCTTTTATCCCTTGCCAGGGAAAAGGGCGTTCTGGAATTCAAGCCGGTTCCCCCGGGAAATCTGGAGAAGCTTAAAACTGCTGCCGCGGGTAAAAGGAGGCGGGGTGAGTCGAACTTGGATAATATGGAGGTGCGGGAATGTCGATCATAA